A genomic region of Phragmites australis chromosome 2, lpPhrAust1.1, whole genome shotgun sequence contains the following coding sequences:
- the LOC133909208 gene encoding transcription initiation factor TFIID subunit 12-like isoform X3 has protein sequence MDAPPSVQPDAAVAAAAAAPSSISASAPSQAPPSNPPTSATTAIPPASVSTTAAPTPNPGTTLNPAQTLEGPAPSPAAARPLAPRMRPPYTHLASPITMSSSSSAATSAASSSATAPTSSPAASTVPRGGVVIGMPAPRPAQTPVGYTGFVPPPPLAHQFGSMHRGPDQAPLSSAQFRQPSPGIQNIGMVGSLNTTQMRPGAISGPQQPRPGLPSSTTPIPSGSQMPGSQQTLQNASSTSRPQQRPQLRPQQSALVTPHQQNVISSQQQQQQLPQHQLLQQQKQQLQSQQQSSSHQNQQNSTLKNQQQLTQQLDARTPVSMAQKPDSPAMPNAAVMRSVDTSTDADASETGNRLLTKRSIQELVAQIDPNEKLDPEVEDVLIDIAEDFVESVATFACSLAKHRKSNTLEAKDVLLHAEKSWNITLPGFSGDEIKLYKKQHVNDIHRERLALIKKSVASDTKNSAAQAAANHKNQTPKPPAPASP, from the exons ATGGACGCGCCTCCGTCCGTGCAGCCGGAcgccgcggtggcggcggcggcggcggcgccctccTCGATCTCAGCTTCTGCTCCCTCTCAGGCGCCACCATCTAACCCGCCAACATCCGCTACCACCGCCATCCCACCCGCCTCCGtctccaccaccgccgcccctACCCCGAACCCAGGTACCACCCTTAACCCCGCGCAAACCCTAGAGGGCCCAGCCCCCAGCCCCGCGGCCGCGCGACCGCTGGCGCCGCGAATGAGGCCGCCGTACACGCACCTGGCCTCGCCTATCACGatgtcctcgtcctcctctgcTGCCACGTCCGCGGCCTCCTCGTCGGCTACCGCTCCCACCTCTTCCCCCGCGGCTTCCACCGTGCCAAGGGGAGGGGTTGTTATTGGGATGCCAGCGCCGCGTCCCGCGCAGACGCCAGTTGGTTACACCGGGTTCGTGCCACCGCCTCCGCTTGCTCACCAGTTCGGATCGATGCATCGCGGCCCCGACCAGGCCCCGCTGTCATCTGCACAG TTTAGGCAGCCATCCCCTGGGATTCAGAATATTGGGATGGTTGGTTCCCTGAACACAACCCAAATGAGACCTGGAGCGATATCTGGTCCGCAGCAGCCAAGACCAGGTCTtccatcatcaacaacaccaATTCCATCTGGTAGCCAAATGCCAGGTTCGCAA CAAACTCTGCAAAATGCATCTTCAACTTCTAGGCCCCAACAGAGGCCACAACTAAGACCACAACAATCTGCACTTGTGACTCCACATCAACAGAACGTAATTTCatcccagcagcagcaacagcaactaCCACAGCATCAACTTTTGCAGCAGCAGAAGCAACAGCTGCAAAGCCAGCAACAAAGTTCCTCacatcaaaatcaacaaaattcGACACTTAAAAATCAGCAACAGCTTACTCAGCAGCTAGATGCTCGTACTCCAGTGTCAATGGCACAGAAACCTGATTCTCCTGCTATGCCAAATGCTGCTGTCATGCGATCTGTGGATACATCTACTGATGCAGATGCTAGTGAAACTGGTAATCGGCTACTCACCAAAAGAAGCATACAAGAATTAGTTGCTCAG ATTGATCCTAACGAAAAGCTGGATCCTGAAGTTGAAGATGTTCTTATCGACATTGCTGAAGATTTTGTTGAATCT GTCGCAACATTTGCTTGTTCTTTAGCAAAGCATAGAAAGTCAAACACCTTAGAAGCAAAAGATGTACTCCTCCATGCAG AGAAAAGCTGGAATATCACCTTGCCAGGCTTCAGTGGGGATGAAATTAAACTGTATAAGAAACAG CATGTCAACGATATTCACAGGGAGAGGCTTGCTCTA ATCAAGAAGTCAGTGGCGAGTGACACCAAAAACTCTGCTGCCCAAGCAGCAGCTAACCACAAAAATCAGACTCCGAAGCCACCTGCGCCAGCTTCTCCATGA
- the LOC133909208 gene encoding transcription initiation factor TFIID subunit 12-like isoform X4 codes for MDAPPSVQPDAAVAAAAAAPSSISASAPSQAPPSNPPTSATTAIPPASVSTTAAPTPNPGTTLNPAQTLEGPAPSPAAARPLAPRMRPPYTHLASPITMSSSSSAATSAASSSATAPTSSPAASTVPRGGVVIGMPAPRPAQTPVGYTGFVPPPPLAHQFGSMHRGPDQAPLSSAQFRQPSPGIQNIGMVGSLNTTQMRPGAISGPQQPRPGLPSSTTPIPSGSQMPGSQRTPAHTLTRPMPNVISSQQQQQQLPQHQLLQQQKQQLQSQQQSSSHQNQQNSTLKNQQQLTQQLDARTPVSMAQKPDSPAMPNAAVMRSVDTSTDADASETGNRLLTKRSIQELVAQIDPNEKLDPEVEDVLIDIAEDFVESVATFACSLAKHRKSNTLEAKDVLLHAEKSWNITLPGFSGDEIKLYKKQHVNDIHRERLALIKKSVASDTKNSAAQAAANHKNQTPKPPAPASP; via the exons ATGGACGCGCCTCCGTCCGTGCAGCCGGAcgccgcggtggcggcggcggcggcggcgccctccTCGATCTCAGCTTCTGCTCCCTCTCAGGCGCCACCATCTAACCCGCCAACATCCGCTACCACCGCCATCCCACCCGCCTCCGtctccaccaccgccgcccctACCCCGAACCCAGGTACCACCCTTAACCCCGCGCAAACCCTAGAGGGCCCAGCCCCCAGCCCCGCGGCCGCGCGACCGCTGGCGCCGCGAATGAGGCCGCCGTACACGCACCTGGCCTCGCCTATCACGatgtcctcgtcctcctctgcTGCCACGTCCGCGGCCTCCTCGTCGGCTACCGCTCCCACCTCTTCCCCCGCGGCTTCCACCGTGCCAAGGGGAGGGGTTGTTATTGGGATGCCAGCGCCGCGTCCCGCGCAGACGCCAGTTGGTTACACCGGGTTCGTGCCACCGCCTCCGCTTGCTCACCAGTTCGGATCGATGCATCGCGGCCCCGACCAGGCCCCGCTGTCATCTGCACAG TTTAGGCAGCCATCCCCTGGGATTCAGAATATTGGGATGGTTGGTTCCCTGAACACAACCCAAATGAGACCTGGAGCGATATCTGGTCCGCAGCAGCCAAGACCAGGTCTtccatcatcaacaacaccaATTCCATCTGGTAGCCAAATGCCAGGTTCGCAA AGAACCCCTGCCCATACTTTAACGAGGCCAATGCCT AACGTAATTTCatcccagcagcagcaacagcaactaCCACAGCATCAACTTTTGCAGCAGCAGAAGCAACAGCTGCAAAGCCAGCAACAAAGTTCCTCacatcaaaatcaacaaaattcGACACTTAAAAATCAGCAACAGCTTACTCAGCAGCTAGATGCTCGTACTCCAGTGTCAATGGCACAGAAACCTGATTCTCCTGCTATGCCAAATGCTGCTGTCATGCGATCTGTGGATACATCTACTGATGCAGATGCTAGTGAAACTGGTAATCGGCTACTCACCAAAAGAAGCATACAAGAATTAGTTGCTCAG ATTGATCCTAACGAAAAGCTGGATCCTGAAGTTGAAGATGTTCTTATCGACATTGCTGAAGATTTTGTTGAATCT GTCGCAACATTTGCTTGTTCTTTAGCAAAGCATAGAAAGTCAAACACCTTAGAAGCAAAAGATGTACTCCTCCATGCAG AGAAAAGCTGGAATATCACCTTGCCAGGCTTCAGTGGGGATGAAATTAAACTGTATAAGAAACAG CATGTCAACGATATTCACAGGGAGAGGCTTGCTCTA ATCAAGAAGTCAGTGGCGAGTGACACCAAAAACTCTGCTGCCCAAGCAGCAGCTAACCACAAAAATCAGACTCCGAAGCCACCTGCGCCAGCTTCTCCATGA
- the LOC133909208 gene encoding transcription initiation factor TFIID subunit 12-like isoform X2, with the protein MDAPPSVQPDAAVAAAAAAPSSISASAPSQAPPSNPPTSATTAIPPASVSTTAAPTPNPGTTLNPAQTLEGPAPSPAAARPLAPRMRPPYTHLASPITMSSSSSAATSAASSSATAPTSSPAASTVPRGGVVIGMPAPRPAQTPVGYTGFVPPPPLAHQFGSMHRGPDQAPLSSAQPSPGIQNIGMVGSLNTTQMRPGAISGPQQPRPGLPSSTTPIPSGSQMPGSQRTPAHTLTRPMPVSSSPLPVLQQTLQNASSTSRPQQRPQLRPQQSALVTPHQQNVISSQQQQQQLPQHQLLQQQKQQLQSQQQSSSHQNQQNSTLKNQQQLTQQLDARTPVSMAQKPDSPAMPNAAVMRSVDTSTDADASETGNRLLTKRSIQELVAQIDPNEKLDPEVEDVLIDIAEDFVESVATFACSLAKHRKSNTLEAKDVLLHAEKSWNITLPGFSGDEIKLYKKQHVNDIHRERLALIKKSVASDTKNSAAQAAANHKNQTPKPPAPASP; encoded by the exons ATGGACGCGCCTCCGTCCGTGCAGCCGGAcgccgcggtggcggcggcggcggcggcgccctccTCGATCTCAGCTTCTGCTCCCTCTCAGGCGCCACCATCTAACCCGCCAACATCCGCTACCACCGCCATCCCACCCGCCTCCGtctccaccaccgccgcccctACCCCGAACCCAGGTACCACCCTTAACCCCGCGCAAACCCTAGAGGGCCCAGCCCCCAGCCCCGCGGCCGCGCGACCGCTGGCGCCGCGAATGAGGCCGCCGTACACGCACCTGGCCTCGCCTATCACGatgtcctcgtcctcctctgcTGCCACGTCCGCGGCCTCCTCGTCGGCTACCGCTCCCACCTCTTCCCCCGCGGCTTCCACCGTGCCAAGGGGAGGGGTTGTTATTGGGATGCCAGCGCCGCGTCCCGCGCAGACGCCAGTTGGTTACACCGGGTTCGTGCCACCGCCTCCGCTTGCTCACCAGTTCGGATCGATGCATCGCGGCCCCGACCAGGCCCCGCTGTCATCTGCACAG CCATCCCCTGGGATTCAGAATATTGGGATGGTTGGTTCCCTGAACACAACCCAAATGAGACCTGGAGCGATATCTGGTCCGCAGCAGCCAAGACCAGGTCTtccatcatcaacaacaccaATTCCATCTGGTAGCCAAATGCCAGGTTCGCAA AGAACCCCTGCCCATACTTTAACGAGGCCAATGCCTGTGAGTTCTTCTCCTTTGCCGGTTTTACAGCAAACTCTGCAAAATGCATCTTCAACTTCTAGGCCCCAACAGAGGCCACAACTAAGACCACAACAATCTGCACTTGTGACTCCACATCAACAGAACGTAATTTCatcccagcagcagcaacagcaactaCCACAGCATCAACTTTTGCAGCAGCAGAAGCAACAGCTGCAAAGCCAGCAACAAAGTTCCTCacatcaaaatcaacaaaattcGACACTTAAAAATCAGCAACAGCTTACTCAGCAGCTAGATGCTCGTACTCCAGTGTCAATGGCACAGAAACCTGATTCTCCTGCTATGCCAAATGCTGCTGTCATGCGATCTGTGGATACATCTACTGATGCAGATGCTAGTGAAACTGGTAATCGGCTACTCACCAAAAGAAGCATACAAGAATTAGTTGCTCAG ATTGATCCTAACGAAAAGCTGGATCCTGAAGTTGAAGATGTTCTTATCGACATTGCTGAAGATTTTGTTGAATCT GTCGCAACATTTGCTTGTTCTTTAGCAAAGCATAGAAAGTCAAACACCTTAGAAGCAAAAGATGTACTCCTCCATGCAG AGAAAAGCTGGAATATCACCTTGCCAGGCTTCAGTGGGGATGAAATTAAACTGTATAAGAAACAG CATGTCAACGATATTCACAGGGAGAGGCTTGCTCTA ATCAAGAAGTCAGTGGCGAGTGACACCAAAAACTCTGCTGCCCAAGCAGCAGCTAACCACAAAAATCAGACTCCGAAGCCACCTGCGCCAGCTTCTCCATGA
- the LOC133909209 gene encoding uncharacterized protein LOC133909209: protein MGKSGKKPRESHRQGRGRRASHFGDEGGDDLPSSAYDAPPPQSEDSSDDDDTNEAAAEDEQEGDAEAGDQDQWRAGSMPSKFHLYQLSVQSPKGDISYLQKFFLMYVGGRVPLHLQEDFCGTALLSTEWIRTDARRTAIGLDLDLDSLEWCLENNLSKIGADGYSRMLIFHGNVLQPKEAHLVKQKFHDLVQGLHVNTDNGSSGSNSCELSGPANPKCLANSTMSETALPGRDIICAFNYSCCCLHSRKDLVLYFRHAFNALSKRGGIFVMDVYGGTSSERKLRLQRKFPSFTYFWEQEEFDIISRQTRISLHFQAGKKQMLRHAFTYHWRLWSIPEIKDCLEEAGFKSIHVWIREMPNTQSSGNAKEYNADRDVKYEESQRFNQGDAWNAYVVGVANI from the exons ATGGGCAAGAGCGGGAAGAAGCCGAGAGAGTCGCATCGGCagggccgcggccgccgcgcgtcGCACTTCGGCGACGAGGGCGGTGACGACTTGCCTTCGTCAGCCTATGACGCGCCACCGCCCCAGTCCGAGGACTCCTCCGATGACGACGACACCAACGAAGCAGCTGCGGAGGACGAACAAGAGGGAGACGCAGAAGCAGGCGACCAGGACCAGTGGCGAGCGGGATCTATGCCTTCTAAGTTTCACCTCTACCAGCTCTCCGTGCAG TCTCCAAAAGGGGACATCAGCTACCTGCAGAAGTTCTTCCTGATGTACGTTGGCGGACGCGTCCCTCTCCACCTGCAGGAGGATTTCTGTGGCACAGCCCTCCTCAG CACCGAGTGGATCCGTACTGATGCAAGACGAACAGCAATCGGCTTAGATTTGGACCTTGACTCACTTGAGTGGTGCCTTGAAAACAACCTAAGCAAGATTGGAGCTGATGGGTATTCAAGGATGTTGATTTTCCATGGAAATGTTCTACAGCCGAAGGAAGCCCATCTTGTCAAACAAAAGTTCCACGATCTAGTGCAAGGTCTACATGTAAACACTGATAATGGCTCTTCCGGAAGTAACAGCTGCGAACTGTCAGGTCCTGCTAATCCAAAGTGCTTAGCCAATTCGACCATGTCAGAGACAGCTTTGCCTGGAAGGGACATTATCTGTGCATTCAACTACAGCTGCTGTTGCCTCCATAGTCGGAAGGACTTGGTTTTGTATTTCAGGCATGCATTCAATGCACTCTCGAAAAGAGGTGGTATATTTGTAATGGATGTATATGGTGGCACATCATCTGAACGCAAGCTACGCCTCCAGCGAAAATTTCCCAGCTTCACG TATTTCTGGGAGCAAGAAGAGTTTGATATTATAAGTCGCCAAACAAGGATCAGTCTCCACTTTCAAGCTGGAAAGAAGCAAATGCTGCGGCATGCTTTCACATACCATTGGCGTCT ATGGTCGATACCAGAGATTAAGGACTGCTTGGAGGAAGCTGGATTTAAGTCCATCCACGTTTGGATCAGGGAGATGCCAAACACCCAGTCAAGTGGAAATGCCAAGGAATATAATGCCGACCGTGATGTGAAGTACGAAGAATCACAGCGTTTCAATCAAGGAGACGCTTGGAATGCCTACGTCGTTGGAGTAGCAAATATCTAG
- the LOC133909208 gene encoding transcription initiation factor TFIID subunit 12-like isoform X1, translating to MDAPPSVQPDAAVAAAAAAPSSISASAPSQAPPSNPPTSATTAIPPASVSTTAAPTPNPGTTLNPAQTLEGPAPSPAAARPLAPRMRPPYTHLASPITMSSSSSAATSAASSSATAPTSSPAASTVPRGGVVIGMPAPRPAQTPVGYTGFVPPPPLAHQFGSMHRGPDQAPLSSAQFRQPSPGIQNIGMVGSLNTTQMRPGAISGPQQPRPGLPSSTTPIPSGSQMPGSQRTPAHTLTRPMPVSSSPLPVLQQTLQNASSTSRPQQRPQLRPQQSALVTPHQQNVISSQQQQQQLPQHQLLQQQKQQLQSQQQSSSHQNQQNSTLKNQQQLTQQLDARTPVSMAQKPDSPAMPNAAVMRSVDTSTDADASETGNRLLTKRSIQELVAQIDPNEKLDPEVEDVLIDIAEDFVESVATFACSLAKHRKSNTLEAKDVLLHAEKSWNITLPGFSGDEIKLYKKQHVNDIHRERLALIKKSVASDTKNSAAQAAANHKNQTPKPPAPASP from the exons ATGGACGCGCCTCCGTCCGTGCAGCCGGAcgccgcggtggcggcggcggcggcggcgccctccTCGATCTCAGCTTCTGCTCCCTCTCAGGCGCCACCATCTAACCCGCCAACATCCGCTACCACCGCCATCCCACCCGCCTCCGtctccaccaccgccgcccctACCCCGAACCCAGGTACCACCCTTAACCCCGCGCAAACCCTAGAGGGCCCAGCCCCCAGCCCCGCGGCCGCGCGACCGCTGGCGCCGCGAATGAGGCCGCCGTACACGCACCTGGCCTCGCCTATCACGatgtcctcgtcctcctctgcTGCCACGTCCGCGGCCTCCTCGTCGGCTACCGCTCCCACCTCTTCCCCCGCGGCTTCCACCGTGCCAAGGGGAGGGGTTGTTATTGGGATGCCAGCGCCGCGTCCCGCGCAGACGCCAGTTGGTTACACCGGGTTCGTGCCACCGCCTCCGCTTGCTCACCAGTTCGGATCGATGCATCGCGGCCCCGACCAGGCCCCGCTGTCATCTGCACAG TTTAGGCAGCCATCCCCTGGGATTCAGAATATTGGGATGGTTGGTTCCCTGAACACAACCCAAATGAGACCTGGAGCGATATCTGGTCCGCAGCAGCCAAGACCAGGTCTtccatcatcaacaacaccaATTCCATCTGGTAGCCAAATGCCAGGTTCGCAA AGAACCCCTGCCCATACTTTAACGAGGCCAATGCCTGTGAGTTCTTCTCCTTTGCCGGTTTTACAGCAAACTCTGCAAAATGCATCTTCAACTTCTAGGCCCCAACAGAGGCCACAACTAAGACCACAACAATCTGCACTTGTGACTCCACATCAACAGAACGTAATTTCatcccagcagcagcaacagcaactaCCACAGCATCAACTTTTGCAGCAGCAGAAGCAACAGCTGCAAAGCCAGCAACAAAGTTCCTCacatcaaaatcaacaaaattcGACACTTAAAAATCAGCAACAGCTTACTCAGCAGCTAGATGCTCGTACTCCAGTGTCAATGGCACAGAAACCTGATTCTCCTGCTATGCCAAATGCTGCTGTCATGCGATCTGTGGATACATCTACTGATGCAGATGCTAGTGAAACTGGTAATCGGCTACTCACCAAAAGAAGCATACAAGAATTAGTTGCTCAG ATTGATCCTAACGAAAAGCTGGATCCTGAAGTTGAAGATGTTCTTATCGACATTGCTGAAGATTTTGTTGAATCT GTCGCAACATTTGCTTGTTCTTTAGCAAAGCATAGAAAGTCAAACACCTTAGAAGCAAAAGATGTACTCCTCCATGCAG AGAAAAGCTGGAATATCACCTTGCCAGGCTTCAGTGGGGATGAAATTAAACTGTATAAGAAACAG CATGTCAACGATATTCACAGGGAGAGGCTTGCTCTA ATCAAGAAGTCAGTGGCGAGTGACACCAAAAACTCTGCTGCCCAAGCAGCAGCTAACCACAAAAATCAGACTCCGAAGCCACCTGCGCCAGCTTCTCCATGA